One part of the Aneurinibacillus sp. REN35 genome encodes these proteins:
- a CDS encoding TRAP transporter substrate-binding protein, giving the protein MKKWIAVLLVGLLVGVLTACGGGGSKQAASGGEGEKIVIKFSHVTSPESTKGKAAQKFADLAAEKTGGKVKVEVYPSSQLYGDKEELDALVSGNVHMIAPSVTKMVKLDPRFQFTDMPFLFRDRDHVLNFFKSDIAKQLLESERLQSNDIKGLAFWENGFKEFTNNKKPLKTPKDLTGLKFRVQAGKVLEGQFKALGAGSATIPFGETYAALQQGTVDGTENTFNNIDTQKYEEVQKYLTVSNHGRIDYAIFVNNSFWQEMPEDVRTKVEEALKEATEYEWKIAGEEDQNSFKKLKSSGKMQVNELSDAERAEFEKTLEPVYKKFESVITKEIIDGIKNLK; this is encoded by the coding sequence ATGAAAAAATGGATCGCTGTGCTTCTTGTCGGATTATTGGTGGGCGTGTTGACGGCATGCGGTGGCGGAGGAAGCAAACAAGCGGCATCGGGTGGAGAAGGTGAGAAAATCGTGATTAAATTTTCTCACGTAACATCTCCGGAGAGCACCAAAGGGAAAGCGGCACAAAAATTTGCCGATCTGGCAGCAGAGAAGACAGGCGGAAAAGTGAAAGTTGAAGTATATCCGTCTTCGCAATTGTATGGTGACAAAGAAGAACTTGATGCATTGGTTTCAGGAAATGTTCATATGATCGCTCCATCAGTAACCAAGATGGTGAAATTGGATCCGCGCTTTCAATTTACGGACATGCCATTTCTATTCCGTGACCGGGATCATGTATTGAATTTCTTCAAAAGCGATATAGCCAAGCAATTATTGGAGAGCGAACGTCTGCAAAGCAATGATATTAAAGGGCTTGCATTCTGGGAAAACGGATTCAAGGAATTCACGAACAATAAAAAACCGCTCAAAACACCAAAGGATCTTACCGGATTGAAGTTCCGAGTTCAGGCGGGCAAGGTATTAGAGGGACAATTCAAAGCGCTGGGTGCGGGTTCGGCTACGATCCCGTTCGGTGAGACCTATGCGGCGCTGCAGCAGGGTACGGTTGATGGCACAGAAAACACGTTTAATAATATTGACACGCAAAAGTATGAAGAAGTGCAGAAGTATTTGACAGTAAGTAACCATGGCCGTATTGATTATGCGATTTTTGTTAACAACTCATTCTGGCAGGAAATGCCGGAAGATGTGCGTACGAAGGTAGAAGAAGCATTGAAAGAAGCGACAGAATATGAGTGGAAGATTGCAGGCGAGGAAGATCAGAACAGCTTCAAAAAACTGAAATCATCCGGCAAGATGCAGGTAAATGAATTAAGCGATGCGGAACGCGCTGAGTTCGAGAAGACATTGGAGCCTGTATATAAAAAGTTTGAAAGTGTTATCACCAAAGAGATTATTGATGGCATCAAAAACCTCAAATAA
- a CDS encoding TRAP transporter small permease, with product MKKSKKAWALLEDIAAGSFLSVGIALIFYGVLMRYVFNEPKAWVEEVANYTIVWGALLGVPVALRNNHHIQVDILYDKLPRGGQRLLDIFANLMGILFCVFFTYYGYILVAKRYTSGMVSMDVGIPMWIVYLILPISGIMFLFRFLEKLLQAIRGEKIVNTVDAVEMPNEKEDTPHGPHAI from the coding sequence GTGAAAAAATCAAAGAAGGCATGGGCGCTGCTGGAGGATATTGCGGCCGGCAGCTTTTTATCCGTCGGAATTGCGCTGATCTTTTACGGCGTACTGATGCGTTATGTTTTTAATGAACCGAAAGCCTGGGTGGAGGAAGTGGCCAACTATACGATCGTATGGGGGGCGCTGCTCGGTGTACCGGTCGCTTTGCGCAACAATCACCACATTCAGGTTGACATTCTGTATGATAAGCTGCCGCGCGGCGGCCAGCGTCTGCTCGATATTTTTGCTAACCTGATGGGCATTCTGTTCTGCGTGTTTTTTACGTATTACGGCTACATCCTCGTTGCGAAGCGCTATACATCCGGCATGGTGTCCATGGATGTAGGCATCCCGATGTGGATCGTGTATTTGATTCTGCCCATCTCAGGGATTATGTTTTTGTTCCGATTCCTCGAGAAGCTGCTGCAGGCGATTCGCGGGGAGAAGATCGTTAATACAGTCGATGCCGTAGAGATGCCAAATGAGAAGGAGGATACGCCGCATGGTCCTCACGCTATTTAG
- a CDS encoding GntR family transcriptional regulator: MEPVIIQPAREKVAAILRKAIFKGELKPGEVLSQEEIASKLGISRMPVREAFQMLERDGLLMLQNRRGAVVRELTREAIQEHYELRALLEGEAAARASLYGEDFTEVLSALEQAEKTAQAGDMTGYVAANEAFHRAIWEVGDGQRLHSLLHQLWNGLPTRLPELLNNQVQRSLTEHRELVEAMTTRKPEEARALMSHHIMRSFQDFIASREHTQQNDESKEM; the protein is encoded by the coding sequence ATGGAACCGGTTATCATACAGCCTGCAAGGGAAAAGGTTGCGGCTATTTTACGAAAGGCGATATTTAAAGGTGAACTTAAGCCAGGCGAAGTATTGTCGCAGGAAGAAATCGCAAGCAAGCTGGGCATCTCGCGCATGCCTGTTCGTGAAGCCTTTCAAATGTTAGAGCGTGATGGTTTGCTGATGCTGCAAAATCGCCGGGGAGCTGTCGTGCGCGAGCTTACGCGTGAAGCCATTCAGGAGCATTATGAGCTGCGTGCGTTGCTTGAAGGCGAGGCCGCCGCACGTGCAAGCTTGTATGGTGAAGATTTTACAGAAGTCTTGAGTGCGTTAGAGCAGGCAGAAAAAACAGCACAGGCAGGGGATATGACGGGTTATGTCGCTGCGAATGAAGCCTTTCACCGTGCGATATGGGAAGTGGGGGATGGACAGCGTCTACATTCCTTGCTGCACCAATTATGGAACGGTCTGCCTACTCGTCTGCCGGAACTATTAAACAATCAGGTGCAGCGTTCATTAACAGAGCACCGCGAGCTCGTTGAGGCGATGACGACGCGAAAGCCAGAAGAGGCACGGGCCTTAATGTCGCATCATATCATGCGTAGCTTCCAAGACTTTATTGCATCAAGAGAACATACACAGCAAAACGATGAATCAAAAGAGATGTAG